The following are encoded together in the Phenylobacterium sp. NIBR 498073 genome:
- a CDS encoding NAD(P)/FAD-dependent oxidoreductase has translation MLRLTEIKLPLGHPEEDLRAAVLAKLAGPESELVSFEIFRRANDARRKSAILMVYTVDVVVQDEAAVLARHAGDRNVQPTPDMAYRHVAQAPANLAKRPVVIGAGPCGLFAGLILAEMGFKPIIVDRGKVVRQRTKDTWDLWRRSKLHPESNVQFGEGGAGTFSDGKLYSQIKDPRFLSRKVLTEFVAAGAPPEILTEAHPHVGTFRLVTMVEAMREKVEALGGEYRFEHKVEDFDIALEGGQRRLVGLHLQGGGYIEADHVVLALGHSARDTFHALYDRGVHIEAKPFSLGFRIEHPQSWIDRARFGTNAGHKDLGAAAYSLSHHCSNGRTVYSFCMCPGGTVVAAASEPGRVVTNGMSQYSRNERNANAGIVVGIEPERDYPGHPLAGIELQRHWESQAFVAGGETYAAPAQRVGDFLAGKPSTDLGEVAPSYRPGVTPTDLSTCLPDFAIAAIREALPAFARQIPGFDHADAVLTGVETRTSSPVRITRGKDFQSLNTVGLYPAGEGAGYAGGILSASIDGIKVAEAVARSIVDGRPAATA, from the coding sequence ATGCTGCGACTGACCGAAATCAAGCTGCCTCTCGGCCACCCGGAAGAGGACCTGCGCGCCGCCGTGCTGGCCAAGCTGGCCGGCCCCGAATCCGAGCTCGTCTCGTTCGAGATCTTTCGCCGCGCCAACGACGCGCGGCGCAAGTCGGCGATCCTGATGGTCTACACAGTCGACGTGGTGGTGCAGGACGAGGCGGCCGTGCTCGCTCGCCACGCCGGCGATCGCAACGTCCAGCCGACGCCGGACATGGCCTATCGCCACGTCGCCCAGGCGCCCGCGAATCTGGCCAAGCGTCCGGTGGTGATCGGGGCCGGCCCCTGCGGCCTGTTCGCCGGCCTGATCCTGGCCGAGATGGGCTTCAAGCCGATCATCGTCGATCGCGGCAAGGTCGTGCGGCAGCGCACCAAGGACACCTGGGACCTCTGGCGGCGCAGCAAGCTGCACCCCGAGTCCAACGTCCAGTTCGGCGAGGGCGGGGCCGGCACCTTCTCCGACGGCAAGCTCTACAGCCAGATCAAGGACCCGCGCTTCCTCAGCCGCAAGGTGCTGACCGAGTTCGTCGCCGCCGGCGCCCCGCCCGAGATCCTGACCGAGGCCCACCCCCACGTCGGCACCTTCCGGCTGGTGACCATGGTCGAGGCTATGCGCGAGAAGGTCGAGGCGCTCGGCGGCGAATACCGCTTCGAGCACAAGGTCGAGGACTTCGACATCGCGCTGGAGGGCGGCCAGCGCCGGCTCGTCGGTCTGCACCTGCAGGGCGGCGGCTACATCGAGGCCGACCACGTCGTCCTCGCCCTCGGCCACAGCGCCCGCGACACCTTCCATGCGCTCTACGACCGCGGCGTCCACATCGAGGCCAAGCCGTTCTCGCTCGGCTTCCGTATCGAACACCCGCAGTCCTGGATCGATCGCGCCCGGTTCGGGACCAACGCCGGGCACAAGGACCTGGGCGCGGCTGCCTACAGCCTCTCGCACCACTGCTCGAACGGGCGGACGGTCTACAGCTTCTGCATGTGCCCGGGCGGCACGGTGGTCGCCGCGGCCTCCGAGCCGGGCCGCGTCGTCACCAACGGCATGAGTCAGTATTCCCGCAACGAGCGGAACGCCAACGCCGGCATCGTCGTCGGCATCGAGCCCGAACGCGACTATCCGGGCCATCCGTTGGCCGGGATCGAACTCCAGCGCCACTGGGAATCCCAGGCCTTCGTGGCCGGCGGCGAAACCTATGCCGCGCCCGCCCAGCGGGTCGGCGACTTCCTGGCCGGCAAGCCGTCGACCGACCTCGGCGAGGTGGCGCCGTCCTACCGCCCTGGCGTCACCCCGACCGACCTGTCGACCTGCCTGCCGGACTTCGCCATCGCCGCGATCCGCGAAGCGCTGCCGGCCTTCGCCCGCCAGATCCCCGGCTTCGACCACGCCGACGCGGTGCTGACGGGCGTGGAGACCCGCACCTCGTCTCCGGTCCGCATCACTCGCGGCAAGGACTTCCAGAGCCTCAACACCGTCGGCCTCTATCCGGCCGGCGAGGGCGCGGGCTACGCCGGCGGCATCCTCTCGGCCTCGATCGACGGCATCAAGGTCGCCGAGGCGGTGGCGCGCAGCATCGTGGACGGCCGGCCGGCCGCTACGGCTTGA
- a CDS encoding lysine-2,3-aminomutase-like protein: protein MSTLRKPGDLVAAGLAPLERLPELERVAARYALAITPDMAELIDPADPADPIARQLMPDAAELEATPEEDADPIGDFTHSPVEGIVHRYRDRVLLKPTHTCAVYCRFCFRREMVGPEGLSNLTAAQLDAAFAYIAERPEIWEVIVTGGDPFVLSPRRLADISTRLAAIEHVKVVRYHTRVPVVDPGAVTHELVTAITCEGKAVYVALHANHSRELTPAARAACARIIDAGLPMLSQTVLLKGVNDDPETLGALMRSFVENRIRPYYLHQGDLAPGTSHQRTSIAEGRAVMRALRGRFSGLCQPTYVLDIPGGHGKVPVGPNYVGETSVEDPNGVSHAYPPKRQD from the coding sequence ATGAGCACGCTTCGCAAACCGGGCGACCTGGTCGCCGCCGGGCTGGCGCCGCTGGAGCGGCTGCCGGAGCTTGAGCGCGTGGCCGCCCGCTATGCGCTAGCGATCACCCCGGACATGGCCGAGCTCATCGACCCGGCCGACCCGGCCGACCCGATCGCCCGCCAACTGATGCCGGACGCGGCCGAACTGGAGGCGACGCCCGAGGAGGACGCCGACCCGATCGGCGACTTCACCCACAGCCCGGTCGAGGGGATCGTCCACCGCTATCGCGACCGCGTCCTGCTGAAGCCGACCCACACCTGCGCGGTCTACTGCCGGTTCTGCTTCCGGCGCGAAATGGTCGGGCCCGAGGGGCTGTCGAACCTCACCGCCGCCCAGCTGGACGCCGCGTTCGCCTATATCGCCGAGCGACCGGAGATCTGGGAGGTCATCGTCACCGGCGGCGACCCGTTCGTGCTGTCGCCGCGGCGGCTGGCCGACATCTCGACCCGGCTGGCGGCCATCGAACACGTGAAAGTGGTGCGCTATCACACCCGCGTGCCGGTCGTGGATCCGGGCGCCGTCACCCACGAGCTGGTCACGGCGATCACCTGCGAAGGCAAGGCGGTCTATGTCGCCCTGCACGCCAATCACTCGCGCGAGCTGACCCCCGCCGCCCGCGCCGCCTGCGCCAGGATCATCGACGCCGGCCTGCCGATGCTGAGCCAGACCGTGCTGCTGAAGGGCGTCAACGACGATCCTGAGACGCTGGGCGCGCTGATGCGCAGCTTCGTCGAGAACCGGATCAGGCCCTATTACCTGCACCAGGGCGACCTGGCGCCGGGCACCAGCCACCAGCGGACCAGCATCGCGGAGGGCCGCGCGGTGATGCGGGCCCTGCGCGGGCGTTTTTCGGGCCTCTGCCAGCCGACCTACGTGCTCGATATCCCCGGCGGGCACGGCAAGGTCCCGGTCGGCCCCAACTATGTCGGCGAGACCAGCGTCGAGGATCCGAACGGGGTCAGCCATGCCTACCCCCCGAAGCGCCAAGATTGA
- the epmA gene encoding EF-P lysine aminoacylase EpmA — MTSQSPWWRADIHQDRRPFLLARGAITRAARRWFEDRGFTEVEGAALQVSPGNEAHLHAFATEIIGNSGETAPLYLHTSPEFACKKLLAAGETRIFDFARVWRNRERGPLHHPEFTLLEWYRTGEPYEQLMADCADLLRLAAETAGAKTLSYRQLSSDPFQEPERLSLQEAFQRHAGIDLLATVATDGATDRDGLAEAATRAGVRIADDDVWADIYSKVLVEKVEPNLGMGRPTILCEYPISEAALARPKASDPRVAERFELYACGVELANAFGELTDPVEQRRRFQAEMDEKARVYGERYPIDEDFLAALPHMPSACGSALGFDRLVMLATGAARIEQVVWTPVADVAR, encoded by the coding sequence ATGACTTCTCAATCGCCCTGGTGGCGGGCCGACATCCACCAGGACCGACGGCCGTTCCTGCTGGCGCGAGGCGCGATCACCCGGGCCGCCCGCCGCTGGTTCGAGGACCGCGGCTTCACCGAGGTCGAGGGCGCGGCGCTGCAGGTCTCGCCCGGCAACGAAGCCCACCTGCACGCCTTCGCCACCGAAATCATCGGCAATTCTGGCGAGACCGCGCCGCTCTACCTGCACACCTCGCCCGAGTTCGCCTGCAAGAAGCTGCTGGCCGCGGGCGAGACGAGGATATTCGACTTCGCCCGGGTCTGGCGCAACCGCGAGCGCGGGCCGCTGCATCACCCTGAGTTCACCCTGCTGGAGTGGTACCGCACAGGCGAGCCCTACGAGCAACTGATGGCCGACTGCGCCGACCTGCTGCGGCTGGCGGCCGAGACGGCGGGGGCCAAGACCCTCTCCTATCGGCAGCTATCCAGCGACCCCTTCCAGGAACCCGAACGGTTGAGCCTGCAGGAGGCGTTTCAGCGGCACGCCGGCATCGACCTGCTGGCCACGGTGGCGACGGACGGGGCGACCGACCGCGACGGCCTGGCCGAGGCTGCGACGCGAGCCGGCGTGCGGATCGCCGACGACGACGTCTGGGCCGACATCTATTCGAAGGTGCTGGTCGAGAAGGTCGAGCCGAACCTGGGCATGGGCCGCCCGACCATCCTCTGCGAGTACCCGATCAGCGAGGCGGCCCTGGCCCGGCCCAAGGCGTCCGATCCGCGGGTGGCCGAGCGCTTCGAACTCTATGCCTGCGGGGTCGAGCTGGCCAACGCGTTCGGCGAGCTGACCGACCCGGTCGAGCAGCGGCGGCGGTTCCAGGCGGAGATGGACGAAAAGGCCCGCGTCTATGGCGAACGCTATCCGATCGACGAGGATTTCCTGGCCGCCCTGCCGCACATGCCGAGCGCCTGCGGCTCGGCGCTCGGCTTCGACCGGCTGGTGATGCTGGCGACCGGCGCGGCCCGCATCGAGCAGGTGGTCTGGACGCCGGTGGCCGATGTCGCGCGCTAG
- the efp gene encoding elongation factor P — MKVAASSLRKGAVVDMDGKLYVVLTAENIHPGKGTPVTQLNMRRIADGVKVSERWRTTEQVERAFVDDRNYNFLYQDGEGYHFMQPETYDQVVVSEETVGENAPWLTDGLTVVLSVHEGVPIAMELPRTVIFEIAETEPSVKGQTASSSYKPAILTNGERIMVPPYIAAGTRVVILTEDWTYSERAKD; from the coding sequence GTGAAGGTCGCTGCCAGCTCGCTCAGGAAAGGCGCCGTCGTCGACATGGACGGCAAGCTCTATGTCGTCCTGACCGCCGAAAACATCCACCCCGGTAAGGGGACCCCTGTCACCCAGCTCAACATGCGCCGCATCGCCGACGGCGTGAAGGTGTCCGAGCGTTGGCGCACGACCGAGCAGGTCGAGCGCGCCTTCGTCGACGACCGCAACTACAACTTCCTCTACCAGGACGGCGAGGGCTACCACTTCATGCAGCCCGAGACCTACGATCAGGTCGTGGTCTCGGAAGAAACCGTCGGCGAGAACGCCCCGTGGCTGACCGACGGCCTGACGGTCGTCCTGTCGGTGCACGAAGGCGTTCCGATCGCCATGGAGCTGCCGCGCACCGTCATCTTCGAAATCGCCGAGACGGAGCCGTCGGTGAAGGGGCAGACCGCCTCTTCGTCCTACAAGCCGGCCATCCTGACCAACGGCGAGCGCATCATGGTGCCGCCGTACATCGCCGCCGGCACCCGCGTGGTCATCCTCACCGAGGACTGGACCTACTCGGAACGCGCCAAGGACTAA
- a CDS encoding DMT family transporter — protein sequence MDDKTRGWIDGLLGVVIFSGSLPATRVAVAEIDPLFLTAARAVIAGTLALGLLSVMRAPRPTRRDLAALALVASGVVAGFPLLTAIALREITAAHSIVFIGLLPMATALFAVVRAGERPSRSFWAFAGLGAALVAVFALTRGVEGSLSGDLLMVAAVAVCGLGYAEGGRLSRTLGGWQVICWALVIALPAMAALGLATWPADLAQVSARGWTGLAYVSLFSMLIGFVFWYRGLALGGVAAVGQLQLLQPLMGLGLAAWLLGEPVGWSMAAVTAGVVLCVAGAKRFA from the coding sequence ATGGACGACAAGACGAGAGGCTGGATCGACGGACTTCTGGGGGTGGTGATCTTTTCCGGATCCCTGCCCGCCACGCGGGTGGCGGTGGCTGAGATCGACCCGCTGTTCCTGACGGCGGCGCGGGCGGTGATCGCCGGGACCCTGGCGCTGGGCCTGCTGAGCGTCATGCGCGCGCCGCGACCGACGCGCCGCGACCTCGCGGCCCTGGCGCTCGTGGCGTCCGGGGTCGTGGCGGGCTTCCCGCTGCTGACCGCGATCGCCCTGCGCGAGATCACCGCGGCCCACTCGATCGTGTTCATCGGGCTGCTGCCCATGGCCACGGCGCTGTTCGCGGTGGTCCGGGCCGGCGAGCGCCCGAGCCGGTCGTTCTGGGCCTTTGCCGGCCTTGGGGCGGCGCTGGTGGCCGTCTTCGCTCTCACCCGCGGCGTGGAAGGCTCGCTGAGCGGCGACCTCCTGATGGTCGCGGCGGTTGCGGTCTGCGGGCTCGGCTATGCGGAGGGCGGGCGCCTGTCGCGCACCCTGGGCGGCTGGCAGGTGATCTGCTGGGCGCTGGTCATCGCCCTGCCCGCCATGGCCGCGCTGGGGCTGGCGACGTGGCCGGCCGACCTGGCGCAGGTCAGCGCGCGCGGCTGGACGGGCCTGGCCTACGTTTCGCTGTTCAGCATGCTGATCGGATTTGTCTTCTGGTACCGCGGCCTGGCGCTGGGCGGGGTGGCGGCGGTGGGCCAGCTGCAGCTGCTGCAGCCGCTGATGGGCCTGGGCCTGGCGGCCTGGCTGCTGGGCGAGCCGGTCGGCTGGTCCATGGCGGCTGTAACCGCCGGGGTCGTGCTGTGCGTGGCGGGGGCCAAGCGCTTCGCCTGA
- a CDS encoding PLP-dependent aminotransferase family protein, producing MARGGRVEAVMGGIRERIAARTLQPGAKAPSIRALAAASGVAKSTVAEAYDRLAAEGVLQARRGSGFYVAGRAPPLALAELAPQLDRSIDPLWVSRQSLEAAPGALKPGCGWLPADWMPDEAVRRALRGLARSRQANLTDYSPPLGAPAMRQHLSLRLAAYGLEAPPGQVMLTESGVQALDLVCRFLLEPGDTVLVDDPCYFNFHALLRAHRVEVAGVPWTQGGPDLEQFEQLLTARRPRLYITNSGPQNPTGGTLSAVTAHRLLKLAERHDLLIVEDDVYADLETEASPRLAAFDGLERVVVIGSFSKTLSAAGRCGFVAARAEWVEGLIDLKVATSFGGGGLAADLTHAILADGAYRRYLAALRERLARARGETLARLRPLGLTPWIEPAAGIFLWMRLPDGLDAGAVAQHALAHGVVLAPGEAFSASRGWRDHLRFNAAQSGDRRIYEVLDVAMRSARGSPPMATPRPAG from the coding sequence ATGGCGCGCGGCGGTCGGGTCGAGGCGGTGATGGGCGGCATACGCGAGCGGATCGCGGCGCGAACGCTGCAGCCCGGCGCCAAGGCGCCGTCGATCCGCGCCCTGGCCGCGGCCAGCGGCGTCGCCAAGTCGACGGTGGCGGAGGCCTACGACCGGCTGGCGGCCGAGGGCGTCCTGCAGGCCCGGCGCGGCTCGGGCTTCTATGTGGCCGGCCGCGCGCCGCCGCTGGCCCTGGCCGAGCTGGCGCCGCAGCTCGACCGCTCGATTGATCCGCTATGGGTGTCGCGCCAGTCGCTGGAGGCGGCTCCCGGGGCGCTCAAGCCGGGGTGCGGCTGGCTGCCCGCTGACTGGATGCCCGACGAGGCGGTGCGCCGGGCCCTGCGGGGGCTGGCGCGCAGTAGGCAGGCCAACCTGACCGACTACAGCCCCCCGCTCGGCGCGCCGGCCATGCGCCAGCACCTGTCGCTCCGGCTCGCCGCCTACGGCCTGGAGGCGCCGCCCGGCCAGGTCATGCTGACCGAGTCCGGCGTCCAGGCGCTGGACCTGGTCTGTCGCTTCCTGCTGGAGCCGGGCGACACGGTCCTGGTCGACGATCCCTGCTATTTCAATTTCCACGCCCTGCTGCGCGCGCATCGGGTCGAGGTGGCGGGCGTGCCCTGGACCCAGGGCGGCCCGGACCTTGAACAGTTCGAGCAGTTGCTGACCGCCCGCCGGCCGCGCCTCTACATCACCAATTCAGGGCCCCAGAACCCGACCGGCGGCACGCTGTCGGCGGTGACCGCCCATCGCTTGCTCAAGCTCGCCGAGCGGCATGACCTGCTGATCGTCGAGGATGACGTCTATGCCGACCTGGAGACCGAGGCCTCGCCGCGCCTGGCGGCGTTCGACGGTCTGGAGCGGGTGGTGGTGATCGGCAGTTTCTCCAAGACCCTGTCGGCGGCCGGGCGCTGCGGCTTCGTCGCCGCCCGCGCGGAGTGGGTCGAGGGGCTGATCGACCTCAAGGTGGCGACCTCGTTCGGCGGCGGCGGGCTGGCGGCGGACCTGACCCATGCGATCCTCGCCGACGGCGCCTATCGCCGCTACCTCGCCGCCCTGCGCGAGCGGCTGGCCCGCGCCCGCGGCGAGACCCTGGCGCGCCTGCGGCCGCTGGGGCTCACGCCCTGGATCGAGCCGGCCGCCGGGATCTTCCTCTGGATGCGGTTGCCGGACGGCCTGGACGCCGGCGCGGTCGCCCAGCACGCCCTAGCCCACGGCGTCGTGCTGGCCCCGGGCGAGGCGTTCAGCGCCTCGCGCGGCTGGCGCGACCACCTGCGCTTCAACGCCGCCCAGTCAGGCGACCGACGCATCTACGAGGTGCTCGACGTGGCGATGCGGTCGGCGCGGGGCTCCCCGCCGATGGCGACGCCGCGGCCAGCGGGTTGA
- a CDS encoding peptidylprolyl isomerase yields the protein MKRRVFLGAMAALAAAPAAAQSAAGPVKVRLDTADGPIVLELYPDKAPITAGNFLRYVDEKRFDGATFYRASKVPNAPEYGLVQGGVQNDPKRVLKPIAHEPTTKTGLSHVDGAISMGRTSPGTATSDFFICVGDMTYMDADPKQPGDNLGFATFGKVVEGMDTVKQILAAPTSPTAGEGVMKGEMLAKPVKIITARRVAT from the coding sequence ATGAAGCGACGCGTGTTTCTAGGGGCGATGGCCGCGCTGGCGGCCGCGCCGGCCGCCGCCCAGTCGGCCGCGGGTCCGGTGAAGGTGCGCCTGGACACCGCTGACGGCCCCATCGTGCTGGAGCTCTATCCGGACAAGGCGCCGATCACGGCGGGCAACTTCCTGCGCTATGTCGACGAGAAGCGCTTCGACGGCGCGACCTTCTATCGGGCGTCCAAGGTTCCCAACGCCCCCGAATACGGCCTGGTGCAGGGCGGCGTTCAGAACGATCCCAAACGCGTGCTGAAACCGATCGCCCACGAGCCGACGACCAAGACCGGCCTGTCGCATGTCGACGGCGCGATCTCGATGGGGCGCACGAGCCCAGGAACCGCCACCTCGGACTTCTTCATCTGCGTCGGCGACATGACCTATATGGACGCCGATCCCAAGCAGCCGGGCGACAACCTCGGCTTCGCCACCTTCGGCAAGGTGGTCGAGGGCATGGACACGGTGAAACAGATCCTAGCCGCCCCCACCTCCCCCACCGCCGGCGAAGGCGTAATGAAGGGCGAGATGCTGGCCAAGCCGGTGAAGATCATCACCGCGCGGCGGGTGGCTACCTAG
- a CDS encoding Mur ligase family protein, translating into MRIHFTGIAGAGMSAVALMMRDAGHEISGSDEDVFPPMSTYVEGLGFPFHRRFDTANLPDDLDVLVLGTSAKLGAETNPEVIAARARGVRVTTFAEMLGEATRERAVTVVAGSFGKSTCTALMAHVLHQAGASPGWMVGAISPSLPATGQWGAGEVVLEGDEYIVSSADTRSKFELYHPSHLLLTSLVHDHVNVFPTFEAYEAPFRTLLRRLPADGLAVMREHPATRAVAGETAARVVWYDTSPCDGWYAANVAFGETTTFDLIGPGGRTLALTTQLLGAHNVENVVGVAAYLLERGLVAEAALAAGVASFAGIRRRLDRLTLTSRIPVIEGFGSSYEKAHSAIEAMRLHYPDRPLVVVFEPHTFSWRSRDALPWYDTVFEGASRVLICPPPVHGAGSHHQSTFEEILARARATGIAVEGVADAQAATQALSHLRGDEVVLLLSSGPLLGLPDSLPGLFDRLYGAPAYA; encoded by the coding sequence ATGCGTATCCATTTCACCGGCATAGCTGGGGCGGGCATGAGCGCCGTGGCCCTGATGATGCGCGATGCGGGCCACGAGATCTCCGGATCGGACGAAGACGTCTTTCCGCCGATGTCGACCTATGTCGAGGGGCTGGGCTTTCCGTTCCACCGTCGATTCGATACGGCCAACCTTCCGGACGACCTCGACGTGCTGGTTCTGGGGACCAGCGCCAAGCTCGGCGCCGAGACCAATCCCGAGGTGATCGCCGCCCGCGCCCGCGGCGTGCGGGTCACCACCTTCGCCGAAATGCTGGGCGAGGCGACTCGCGAGCGGGCGGTCACCGTCGTCGCCGGATCGTTCGGCAAGTCCACCTGCACGGCCCTGATGGCGCACGTGCTGCACCAAGCCGGGGCGAGTCCCGGCTGGATGGTCGGCGCCATCTCGCCCTCGCTGCCGGCGACCGGCCAGTGGGGCGCGGGCGAAGTCGTGCTGGAAGGCGACGAGTACATCGTCTCCTCGGCGGACACGCGCTCCAAGTTCGAGCTCTACCACCCAAGCCACCTGCTGCTGACCTCGCTGGTCCATGACCACGTCAACGTCTTCCCGACCTTCGAGGCGTACGAGGCGCCGTTCCGAACCCTGCTGCGCAGGCTCCCCGCCGACGGGCTGGCCGTGATGCGCGAGCATCCGGCGACGCGGGCCGTGGCCGGCGAGACCGCCGCGCGCGTCGTCTGGTACGACACCAGCCCCTGCGACGGCTGGTACGCGGCCAATGTGGCGTTTGGCGAAACCACCACCTTCGATCTCATCGGGCCCGGCGGACGGACGCTCGCGCTGACCACCCAGCTGCTCGGCGCCCACAACGTCGAGAACGTCGTCGGCGTCGCGGCCTACTTGCTCGAGCGCGGCCTGGTCGCGGAGGCGGCGCTGGCCGCGGGCGTGGCCAGCTTCGCCGGCATCCGCCGCCGCCTGGACCGCCTGACGCTCACCTCGCGCATTCCGGTGATCGAGGGCTTCGGCAGCTCGTATGAAAAGGCCCATTCGGCGATCGAGGCCATGCGGCTGCACTATCCGGACCGCCCGCTGGTCGTGGTGTTCGAGCCGCACACCTTCAGCTGGCGCAGCCGGGATGCTCTGCCTTGGTACGACACGGTGTTTGAGGGCGCTTCGCGGGTGCTGATCTGTCCGCCGCCGGTGCACGGCGCCGGCAGCCACCACCAGTCGACCTTCGAAGAGATCCTGGCCCGCGCCCGGGCGACCGGCATCGCCGTCGAAGGCGTCGCCGACGCCCAGGCGGCCACCCAGGCCTTGTCCCATCTGCGCGGCGACGAAGTCGTGCTGCTGCTGTCCTCCGGGCCGCTGCTGGGCCTGCCCGACAGCCTGCCGGGGCTGTTCGACCGCCTCTACGGCGCACCTGCCTACGCCTGA
- a CDS encoding acyl-CoA dehydrogenase, producing MDFSLPPELAAYLDELDAFIEAKIKPLENQDDNIRFFDHRREYERTDWDAGGLPKKEWEELLAKARKLADEAGHLRYAWPKEMGGKAGTNLDMAVIREHLAANGLGLHNDLQNEHSIVGNNPFILMFKEFATNAQYERDADKLLSGGMRTIFGLTEPNHGSDATFMETRAVRQDRDGQPGWLINGEKMWSTGMHVATHCMVFARTSGQDGDATGITCFIVPADTPGVKVEEWLWTFNMPTDHPRVSFTDVWIPEDSYWGQIDRGLGLGQSFVHQNRIRQAASSLGAAVYCIEESVKYARARKPFGKALAENQAIQWPLVELATQAEMLRLLIRKTAWDMDRMPHKEVEKQLSDKVSMCNYWANRLVCEAADRAMQVHGGIGYSRHKPFEHIYRHHRRYRITEGSEEIQMRKVAAFLFGYLGPRRAQFKEA from the coding sequence ATGGATTTCAGCCTGCCGCCCGAACTGGCCGCCTATCTGGACGAGCTGGACGCCTTCATCGAGGCCAAGATCAAGCCGCTGGAGAACCAGGACGACAACATCCGGTTCTTCGACCATCGCCGCGAGTACGAGCGCACCGACTGGGACGCCGGCGGCCTGCCGAAGAAGGAGTGGGAGGAGTTGCTGGCCAAGGCCCGCAAGCTGGCCGACGAGGCCGGACACCTGCGCTACGCCTGGCCCAAGGAGATGGGCGGCAAGGCCGGCACCAACCTCGACATGGCGGTGATCCGCGAGCATCTGGCGGCCAATGGGCTGGGCCTGCACAACGACCTGCAGAACGAGCACTCGATCGTCGGCAACAACCCTTTCATCCTGATGTTCAAGGAGTTCGCGACGAACGCTCAGTACGAGCGCGACGCCGACAAGCTGCTCAGCGGCGGGATGCGGACGATCTTCGGCCTGACCGAGCCGAACCACGGCTCGGACGCGACCTTCATGGAAACCCGCGCCGTGCGCCAGGACCGCGACGGCCAGCCCGGCTGGCTGATCAACGGCGAAAAAATGTGGTCGACGGGCATGCACGTGGCGACCCACTGCATGGTGTTCGCGCGCACCAGCGGCCAGGACGGCGACGCCACGGGGATCACCTGCTTCATCGTGCCGGCCGACACCCCCGGGGTGAAGGTCGAGGAATGGTTGTGGACCTTCAACATGCCGACCGACCACCCGCGGGTCAGCTTCACCGACGTGTGGATCCCCGAGGACAGCTATTGGGGCCAGATCGACCGCGGCCTGGGTCTGGGCCAATCGTTCGTGCACCAGAACCGTATCCGCCAGGCGGCCTCCTCGCTGGGCGCGGCGGTCTACTGCATCGAGGAGAGCGTCAAGTACGCCCGCGCCCGCAAGCCGTTCGGCAAGGCCCTGGCCGAGAACCAGGCCATCCAGTGGCCGCTGGTCGAGCTGGCCACCCAGGCCGAGATGCTGCGCCTGCTGATCCGCAAGACCGCCTGGGACATGGACCGCATGCCGCACAAGGAGGTCGAGAAGCAGCTCTCCGACAAGGTGTCGATGTGCAACTATTGGGCTAACCGGCTGGTCTGCGAGGCCGCCGACCGGGCGATGCAGGTGCATGGCGGCATCGGCTATTCGCGCCACAAGCCGTTCGAGCACATCTATCGCCACCACCGCCGATACCGGATCACCGAGGGCAGCGAGGAAATCCAGATGCGCAAGGTCGCCGCCTTCCTGTTCGGCTACCTCGGCCCGCGCCGGGCGCAGTTCAAGGAGGCCTGA